The nucleotide sequence aaataacccCTTTTGCAAATATATTCACGTGCAGGGTGCAAAATCCAATGGCTAGTGAATGCTCAGAGTGTACTGCCCACCCCATAAATTACCATTGTTTTTTGGCTGGTGAGAGAAATAAATCTACCAGCGATTAGCACATTTTACCAGCATGTGGCTGGTGCTAATTTTACACTCTGTTTACGTGTTTTGTATTAGCATAGACATGCATGTTTTAGTTTCACTTCATGGCCTTCAGTCTTATTTTTAATGGAGGTCTAAGTTACAAgggtaagggttagggttagggctGCAGTTTTgtacctggttttaaaaaacaatccaTGTTTGTAGAGACTCTACAGTTTGGTAGCATtcaagaaacaaaacagtgaaaatgttgCCTGGCTACTTTTCACTACTTAAAATTCAAACTTGAAATCTTTCTTGAAGAATTTCTGTACTCCTGCTCACTTGTGATCCTGTCCCtagtaaatgttgtgtttttgttacctgCGATATTTCGACATGGTAAAAACTGTAGTAGAAGCAGTTTGGGGGGGAAATGGAAGTTAAAAAAAGTCAATAGTCTATCTTTAAACCAGCtttaaataaacatgcaaaGTAAGCAGAGACAAGGACAGTCCTGATGTTATCTTCTGCTGAGTGACTCTGTGGTCATTGCCATCACGTGTTATAAATcaccttcctctcctctgtaaAGGATTATATAACTCTAAAAAACGAATGATAACACTTTACCGATTGAATCATACTAATAGTGAGATACTTAACCAGAATGTTGTTTATAGATACTGGCTTTGATGAATTATCTGTTGATTGCTGTATCGTCCAGTTATTGTACACTCTGCTGATATTTATAACTCTGCTGACTGCTGGTTGTTCTGCATCTCACAGGGAAATGTTTCCTGTATTGTAATGGACTGATGGATCACATCTATGTGTGTCAGAATAGAACCAGTTGCACCAGCTGGTACAAAACACCAACACAGTTCAGTGGCACACTTGTGAGTACAAGTACATCAGCAGCTTTGCTTTTTTTCCACAGTCGTTTTGCACAAAATGAatcaacatgtttgtttgctCGCTCCATAGGATGCTTTTGTGAAAATCACTCGATATGAAGGACTCAGGTCTTTGTGGAGTGGGCTACCACCAACGCTGTGAGTGTCTATACTGTCTTTGAGAAAATGTTAAGAATACATGCGTAAGAAGTGAAATTTAGAATAGGGTGAGAAAGATATGGATATCTCTTTAAATTGTAACTACACTGATCTAAGTAACCAATTgctgttttattctgctgtttgGTATTTTAACATTGTTATAGTTAAGAGTGCCGCAAGTGTTTCCTCTGCAGATGTAACATTTCTGTACCGAAACAGTGTTTAGACTCACTCTATTCTTTGAggattaagtgtttaaagcagGATGACCCACCACCACAGCTATACAGTGGCAGAACAGCCGAATAAACCACTATTATAAATCCAGCAGTGCTTGAAACACAGTGTACAGTGTGAACATACTCATTAGAAACCTgctgtttatgtctgtgtgcagGGTTATGGCTGTACCTGCCACCATCATCTACTTCACCTGCTATGACCAGCTGAGGGACTTCCTGAGATATGGTCTGGGTTTCCAAGGCAACCACATCCCTCTTGTTGCTGGCGGTCTGGCCAGATGTAAGTCCATTAAAGCACTCTTACGCCCCACCTTTAGGCCTCCCTATGGGCCTTAGGGGCGACCAACACTGACCCAAACCACCACAGATAAAACACCTTAAACCAAATCCatgggattttttaaaatgaagacaaCAACCAAGTCCCTAAATAAAGACTACCAAAAGAAACAAAGTcaaaaacacagcaagaacACAAAACACCAGGCACAGAGTACTCAAGATGAGCAGTCCCCATGCCAGAAGCCTCTGTTGTTTGCACAAGCAAATGCATACGTAAATACTaagtgagtgcatgtgtgtgttgcagtggggGCTGTGACCGTGATCAGCCCTCTGGAGCTGGTCAGGACCAAGATGCAGTCCCGCCGGCTGTCCTACAGCGAGCTGCGGGTGTGTATCCGGTCTGCTGTGGCCCAGGGCGGCCTGCTGTCACTGTGGAGGGGCTGGGGACCCACCGTTCTCAGAGACGTCCCCTTCTCTGGTGAGAGCAGCACCACAGAATGCAATATAATTACACTTGGAAGAAAAGAGGTGTTACTAGAGAGATAACACATGCAAAATCAACCAAATCTATCAAACAGTCGTCCCCTATAGACAGAAAAATTATGGCTTATGGGACTGTTTGATACTAGATATATTTGGGGTAGGAttgaataaattatataaacttTTCAATGTTCATCCCAgatattacttttatttttcttctaaaCACATGGGGTAGGAAAGAACACATATCCAACACACTTTACCTTTTGTCTTTTCCATCTTTCCCTGACTGAACCAGCACATGTCCAACACACTGGTacagtcaattttatttatttagcttcaAATTAGCCTCAAGGGCCTTTACAATCTGTACGACGCAAGACACCCTCTATCCTTAGACCCATGATCTGAGTATGGAAAACCTTTCCAAAAATCCTTTTACCAGGGGCGTAATGTaagaaacaacaggaaacacaagAGAAAATGAGATGGGACACTCAAAATGAGCAGCCATCTGTCACAGTGCTGGTTATTTTGGAAAGCAGAAGATGACTGTAGTGTggggttaaaataaaataaaaaatctctaactgtgcctgtttgtgtgtgtctgcagcttTGTACTGGTTTAACTATGAACTGGTGAAGGCCCGGCTTTGTGAACAGTCCCAAATGACTCAGGCCAACTTCTCTATCAGCTTTACTGCAGGAGGCGTCTCTGGAGCTGTAAGTACTCAACTGTcctcaattcaatttcaattcaattttatttatatagcgccaaatcacaacaacagttatctcacagcgcttttcataaaagagcaggtctagaccgtactctatgatgctatttacagaagcccaacagttcccatcCTTTAGGACAGTAAGTCCTCCATCCTTTCACTATATTCCCGTTGTATACTTGATGTTAAAGAGTTTCTAACACAGGACTCTCTGTGATAATGTAACAACTTTATAGGTTTATGTTTTAGCcaccaggggtctcatttataaaactgtgtgtagaaacctcactaaaagtgtacgtgtGCCTTGACACCGTGCGTACTcacacttgtaagcaagttccctttataaatcacaatcaacttggaacgtggcgcatgtgagggagctccatgtccgacccctcaaacgcccatagttgcctataaatggtcagcgaaacgcccctcattaatattaatacatactgactgcaggaagaaaaggaggcaaaatctgacagaaaagctacaaaatgaGATTTAACTCGGTGTGACgctgacgttccttttggtgaaactgaagcgtgtttggtgggtaaaaaacgcactttcagGCAGTATTTGCTTGACTGACACATTGAAAACGGtcaatttaaatgcaatttttccttctgttcaccttatttacaagaataaattgcactgcatgcaagtattagTTAATATGATTCTGGATTAAACTGTACCacatatttgaggcgttcttttgcagagACAGATGTCCGTTTGTGTTTATGATCCAAAGTCTGGATCTTTTTGTgcgctgcaaatgatcttaaacttcagggaaagtcaatcaaacaggtgtttgtttattcagaaaggctgtAAGCCTAcactactcagaggtaatatttcgatttattttacacaatagtaggcctattcatttcaaaccgtttcatTCTTGTGAGTCACCGTTTcactcatttctcctctttatgtgcgtacgcatggttcagagtttacttacagtaCCGCACATTCTcagtcaagtttgttttttatagatcacaaccatTTCTTAGGAAGTGGcgtacgcacgtttccagccctgttttgtacggaCTCTAAATATTACCTCAAAAGTGTAGCTTACCTCAGAACAGTAGCTAAATCTGAATTTTGAACTGAATTCATCCAAAATTGACCCAGAAtccaaaagttttttttaatgaatttcaaACACAGCAAACTCTTTAGCTTCTGCCCACCAGTCCAAGCAACGCATGCAACAGAATTTAAAGCTCGGTGATTTGTTTTCTTACGGAAATGAAGCTCGGGAGTCATAGTTAACTTTACACAGGCTTGTACTCCGGACTTTTATCAAGAAGCAGTTCTTTTCTAACATGGCTTTTTTACTGATGATTTAAAGCAAGAGAGTTTCATTGGCATGCAAGTTGTAGAAGTGCTCCAACTATGAGTCACGTAACATTGTCTATGGGGGAAAATGAATGGGACTTCTGAAACCACGGGCACCCAGAATAGCTCCCACCACTTCACAGCTCCATTATTCTATGTTAAAACGGACTGTAGCGTTTACATTCGTAAGACTGATAattagatggatagatagatatggTAGATACCTTATGAATGGCttgatgtaatttattttctgcCTGAACTCAAAGTGAGAACCAATAAAATGTAGCCTTGAGAAATGTGGAGGTTTGCTTTGGTGAACTGACTATACTAACTGTACTGTATAAAGACATCACAGTGACTTCATTACAGTCTAATATCTGATAACAAGGTGTCAGGCCCAGCTCTGAGCAGTGAATGCATTGTCAGACTGCCCTCCTGATGTTACTGGTTATTCTTCATGCAGAGATAGCATCTAAGTGTTTGATGTGTAGCCTTTGTCTGCACCGATTTATTGTCCAGTATatgactgtttgtttgtttttgtctgtcatgGTGTCTAGATTGCTGCAATCCTGACGCTGCCTTTTGATGTGGTGAAGACACGGAGACAGATCCAGCTGGGAGAAATGGATACACTGGGAGGTCTGTACTTGCACATGGGAATGTAGGCCAGTTATGTTGTGTTAAATGTGTGTAAGATATTCTAAACTTATTCCCATTTTCTCCTAGTTTCCTTAAAGAGAACCACGTCCACATGGCACATAATGAAAGAAATATGGACTGAGTTGGGCTACAGGGGCCTTTTTGCAGGTACAGACGGATGCCGTCTTATGTAAAGTAAGAAAATGTGATGTTTGCTTTCctcaaacatgaaaacatgttttgttttaacccCTCAGGTTTCATGCCCAGGGTGATCAAAGTGGCCCCAGCCTGTGCTGTTATGATAAGCACCTATGAATTCGGAAAGGCCTTCTTCCAAAAGATGAACCTTGATCGAGAGTGACTGACGTCAGCGCTTAAGGGAAGGAACTTGTACCAAACGACACTAACTCGGATCACACCTCCGTGCACATTTCCAAATGATAATGATGAGTGTTGGAGTGTGAAAGTCACAGGTTTAGTACCACCACGCCTGTCCTTGATGAAGACCCTAAACCCAATCACCCACTCTACAGGACAGCGTTGTAAGATCCAACGATTAAGTCAGAGGAAAATGTTCTCATTCCTACATTTTGCATTGCCTGAGACGAACCGCATGGTGAGCACAGCCACTGTTCAATACAGAATTCAGATAAACTGTGTTCGCATTAGTGCTTTAGATGAGCAGTAAAGCatgacatttttctgtttgGTATGATAGATTTGATCATTTGTAGAACTTTACATTTGCAATACAAGTGCTGTAAAATTAAATCTTAAAAAATAGCTACAGGGTTTTATGTTTGTTGAATGTATATTCCTCTTTTTTTGTTCTCATAACTGGAGGAAAGTCACAGTATACGAAACACAAGGACTGATGGCACAATTAAAGCGAGCCTTCTTGGAAGAtgttttcatttcggtgcatgaatttagc is from Micropterus dolomieu isolate WLL.071019.BEF.003 ecotype Adirondacks linkage group LG02, ASM2129224v1, whole genome shotgun sequence and encodes:
- the slc25a39 gene encoding solute carrier family 25 member 39 isoform X2 produces the protein MGERAVSSPVAAISPVQQMLASGTGALLTSVFVTPLDVVKIRLQAQQTPFHQALACESAPRGGIIRPSKWKCFLYCNGLMDHIYVCQNRTSCTSWYKTPTQFSGTLDAFVKITRYEGLRSLWSGLPPTLVMAVPATIIYFTCYDQLRDFLRYGLGFQGNHIPLVAGGLARLGAVTVISPLELVRTKMQSRRLSYSELRVCIRSAVAQGGLLSLWRGWGPTVLRDVPFSALYWFNYELVKARLCEQSQMTQANFSISFTAGGVSGAIAAILTLPFDVVKTRRQIQLGEMDTLGVSLKRTTSTWHIMKEIWTELGYRGLFAGFMPRVIKVAPACAVMISTYEFGKAFFQKMNLDRE
- the slc25a39 gene encoding solute carrier family 25 member 39 isoform X1 produces the protein MFNVTRRVSRMGERAVSSPVAAISPVQQMLASGTGALLTSVFVTPLDVVKIRLQAQQTPFHQALACESAPRGGIIRPSKWKCFLYCNGLMDHIYVCQNRTSCTSWYKTPTQFSGTLDAFVKITRYEGLRSLWSGLPPTLVMAVPATIIYFTCYDQLRDFLRYGLGFQGNHIPLVAGGLARLGAVTVISPLELVRTKMQSRRLSYSELRVCIRSAVAQGGLLSLWRGWGPTVLRDVPFSALYWFNYELVKARLCEQSQMTQANFSISFTAGGVSGAIAAILTLPFDVVKTRRQIQLGEMDTLGVSLKRTTSTWHIMKEIWTELGYRGLFAGFMPRVIKVAPACAVMISTYEFGKAFFQKMNLDRE